Proteins encoded together in one Neobacillus sp. FSL H8-0543 window:
- a CDS encoding sensor histidine kinase has product MKKLSAKIKNYSFRSIRTKMVLFFLIVAVFPLLLFGFLSYGKSSEIVNKQFNDYEQFAVSQLDKQIENIFELMYVISKDINQYLSDPTLVILQEEIPRTYTGFIEIKNFERYLEAHKTYDTKGIYLITNTGYYYGNSRLDIHKLFQKPFWKEINRLKQGDHWIGFYNSDHYYTGNKDEKIIGLVFPIESDFGVLKGSKLLIETNAEELFSYIGFLENKLHSSITLRNGQNQVVYKTKKTPKELTSDIIWNNHFDAYGWDIHVRIPQEYYYQSSNVILRYTIAAILFSIILVSLLAIVFSVPLTKGIKSLNSSMKRVSEGNLDTQIAVTTTDELGILSQSFNDMVNQIKELIEKISLTERLKRQAELKAFHYQINPHLLFNTLNSIQWKARLLGAKEVQEMIYHLTEVLHENLNFADELIPLKKELQTIKHYLKVQEIRYGQTFEYIEMIHSECLDYLIPRMTLQPLFENIFFHAFEDGQGRIELVASVKPEYLELTLTDNGKGMNKETIEKLLNPKHQGENGRGIGVYNVNQRVRLHFGNEYGLSIESVVGMKTIFSIKWPKRR; this is encoded by the coding sequence TTGAAAAAACTTTCAGCAAAAATTAAAAACTATTCTTTCCGGAGCATTCGTACGAAAATGGTGTTGTTTTTCCTCATAGTTGCTGTGTTTCCATTATTATTATTTGGATTCCTATCATATGGAAAGTCTTCTGAAATTGTGAACAAACAATTTAATGATTATGAGCAATTTGCTGTTTCTCAACTTGATAAACAAATTGAAAATATATTTGAGCTTATGTATGTCATTTCGAAGGATATTAATCAGTATTTATCGGATCCAACTTTGGTGATATTACAGGAGGAAATCCCTAGAACGTATACAGGGTTTATTGAAATCAAAAACTTTGAAAGATATTTAGAGGCACATAAAACCTATGACACAAAGGGAATCTATTTAATTACCAATACAGGCTATTATTATGGAAATAGTCGCTTAGATATACATAAGCTCTTTCAAAAGCCTTTTTGGAAAGAGATTAATCGCTTAAAACAAGGAGATCACTGGATAGGTTTTTATAATTCTGACCATTATTACACTGGTAATAAAGATGAAAAAATTATCGGACTTGTTTTTCCAATTGAAAGTGATTTTGGGGTATTGAAAGGAAGTAAGCTTTTAATAGAAACAAATGCGGAGGAGCTGTTCTCTTATATTGGTTTTCTAGAAAATAAGCTTCACTCTTCTATCACCCTTAGAAATGGTCAGAACCAGGTGGTCTATAAGACAAAAAAGACACCGAAGGAATTGACATCAGATATTATCTGGAATAACCACTTTGATGCCTATGGATGGGATATCCATGTTCGCATTCCTCAAGAATATTATTATCAATCATCAAATGTGATTTTACGTTATACGATAGCAGCTATTTTATTTTCAATTATACTTGTATCCCTACTGGCAATTGTTTTTTCTGTTCCGCTGACAAAGGGAATTAAAAGTCTAAATTCCTCGATGAAGCGAGTCAGTGAAGGAAACTTAGATACACAGATAGCGGTTACTACTACGGATGAATTAGGAATTTTATCTCAAAGCTTTAATGATATGGTCAATCAAATTAAAGAGTTAATCGAGAAAATCAGCTTGACCGAACGGTTAAAAAGGCAAGCAGAGTTAAAGGCTTTTCATTATCAAATTAACCCTCATTTATTATTTAACACCTTAAACTCAATCCAATGGAAAGCAAGGCTCTTAGGAGCAAAGGAAGTGCAAGAGATGATCTACCATTTAACTGAGGTTCTGCATGAAAATTTAAATTTTGCTGATGAGTTAATTCCGTTAAAAAAGGAACTCCAGACGATCAAGCATTACTTGAAGGTTCAAGAGATACGGTATGGCCAAACATTTGAATATATAGAAATGATTCATTCGGAATGCTTGGACTATTTAATCCCTAGGATGACCCTCCAGCCATTGTTTGAAAATATCTTTTTCCATGCTTTTGAGGATGGTCAAGGAAGAATTGAGCTAGTTGCTAGCGTGAAACCTGAATATCTAGAACTTACCTTAACCGATAATGGCAAAGGAATGAATAAAGAAACGATTGAAAAGCTTCTCAACCCGAAACATCAGGGTGAAAATGGAAGGGGAATCGGTGTTTATAATGTCAATCAACGGGTAAGGCTTCACTTTGGAAATGAGTATGGCTTATCTATCGAATCAGTTGTGGGCATGAAAACAATCTTTAGCATTAAATGGCCAAAAAGGAGATAA
- a CDS encoding DMT family transporter, which produces MQKYFGEIALTITAIIWGSGFVASAISLDHFTPYQILAGRFLIGALILSIIFHKRLKNINKSTIIKGAVLGIFLYLAFALQTVGLQFTTPSKNAFLTAVNVVIVPFIGLVIYKRKMDLYELSGAVLAMVGIGVLSLKLSAGINIGDLLTLGCAFGFAFHIFYTAKYVQDSDPVALTLVQMVTAAVIGVIVVLFKGETSFVMAKEGVYSLLYLGIFSTTIAYLLQTLAQKMITETKAAIILSTESFWGMVFSIAILDEVMTVKMVVGAILILSAIIISETKLPFLNKKKLKEIT; this is translated from the coding sequence ATGCAAAAGTATTTTGGAGAAATTGCGCTGACAATTACAGCGATTATATGGGGCAGCGGATTTGTTGCCAGCGCCATATCCTTGGATCACTTTACACCCTATCAGATCTTGGCAGGGAGATTTTTAATCGGTGCGCTGATATTAAGTATAATTTTCCATAAAAGACTGAAAAATATTAATAAAAGTACTATCATAAAAGGAGCAGTATTGGGGATCTTTTTATATTTGGCCTTTGCGCTGCAAACGGTAGGACTTCAATTTACGACCCCGTCAAAGAATGCCTTTTTAACAGCTGTTAATGTGGTTATTGTTCCTTTTATTGGATTAGTCATCTATAAAAGGAAAATGGATTTATACGAGCTTTCGGGCGCTGTTTTAGCGATGGTTGGTATTGGCGTCTTGTCACTTAAACTATCCGCCGGCATAAATATTGGGGACTTGCTGACACTGGGCTGTGCGTTTGGTTTTGCCTTCCATATCTTCTACACGGCTAAATACGTTCAAGATTCAGACCCGGTTGCTCTAACACTCGTACAAATGGTGACAGCGGCAGTCATCGGAGTGATCGTCGTATTATTTAAAGGGGAAACATCTTTTGTCATGGCAAAGGAAGGTGTGTACTCACTCCTGTACCTAGGGATTTTCTCAACAACGATTGCTTATCTATTGCAAACCTTAGCCCAGAAGATGATCACAGAAACAAAGGCTGCGATCATTCTGTCAACAGAATCGTTTTGGGGAATGGTGTTTTCCATTGCGATTTTGGATGAGGTAATGACCGTCAAAATGGTGGTCGGTGCCATACTCATTCTAAGTGCTATTATCATTTCGGAAACAAAGTTACCATTTTTAAATAAGAAAAAATTAAAAGAAATAACGTAA
- a CDS encoding LacI family DNA-binding transcriptional regulator, translating into MATIKDIAKLANVSITTVSRVLNYDETLNVPPETRKRVFEAAEELAYVITPKKKAKSKWKIGLYDSFSLEEELVDTYYLSIRVALEKKLKRKGIDFYRIEKEGNEGSIRKIDGILCLGTFKNKDIEKIKSFDKPCVFIDSNPDDQYFDSVIIDFNSATKNALNYLIELGHENIGFIGGIETDMYGNRFKDLRQDVFENYLKEKNIFKEELVKIGGYDPKDGYTLLKEMLTSEQKPTAIFVANDTIAVGCYKAAYELGIKIPAELSIVGFNDVATAQYMVPPLTTVKLYTEIMGETAVDLLIEKLSSKREISKKITINTKLIVRESATVPKKK; encoded by the coding sequence ATGGCCACAATAAAAGATATTGCTAAGCTAGCTAATGTTTCAATCACGACCGTATCACGCGTGTTAAATTATGATGAAACCTTGAATGTACCACCGGAAACAAGAAAAAGAGTGTTTGAAGCTGCAGAGGAATTAGCCTATGTAATCACTCCGAAGAAAAAGGCAAAGAGTAAATGGAAAATAGGGTTATATGATTCTTTCTCTTTAGAGGAGGAATTAGTGGATACCTATTACCTATCGATCAGGGTCGCCTTGGAAAAGAAACTGAAGAGAAAAGGCATTGATTTCTACAGAATCGAAAAGGAAGGCAATGAGGGAAGTATCCGAAAGATTGATGGGATTTTGTGCCTGGGGACTTTCAAAAATAAGGATATTGAAAAGATTAAGAGTTTCGATAAACCTTGTGTCTTCATCGATTCAAATCCGGACGATCAGTATTTTGATTCTGTTATTATCGATTTTAATTCTGCAACAAAAAATGCGCTTAACTACTTAATCGAATTAGGCCATGAAAATATTGGGTTTATTGGCGGTATCGAAACGGATATGTATGGTAATCGATTTAAAGATTTGAGACAGGACGTTTTTGAGAATTATTTAAAAGAAAAGAATATTTTCAAAGAAGAATTAGTGAAAATTGGCGGATACGATCCGAAAGACGGGTATACCCTCTTAAAAGAAATGTTAACTAGCGAACAAAAGCCGACAGCTATATTTGTCGCTAATGATACCATTGCGGTTGGATGCTATAAAGCTGCCTATGAGCTTGGTATAAAAATTCCGGCTGAACTAAGTATTGTTGGTTTTAACGATGTAGCCACCGCTCAATATATGGTTCCACCATTAACAACCGTTAAACTCTATACAGAAATTATGGGAGAAACAGCCGTTGATTTACTGATAGAAAAACTCTCCTCCAAAAGAGAAATCAGCAAAAAAATAACAATAAACACCAAACTAATCGTAAGAGAAAGCGCCACAGTACCTAAAAAGAAATAA
- the gcvPB gene encoding aminomethyl-transferring glycine dehydrogenase subunit GcvPB, whose product MKRIQRTKKTRDFHQAKWNEPIIFELHQPGEKGVELPPVNDKIALAVGDGTSAIPVAMQRRSKPNLPEIGQARVLRHYLRLSQETLGSDFNVEIGQGTCTMKYIPRINELLVRDPKMMELHPLQNEDTVQGMLEIFYKLDLCMREISGMDYFSFQPSSGTQALFAMASIVRKYHEQKDEGDQRDEIITTIFSHPSQAATAAVKGYKIITLHPDENGFPDIEKLKAVVSERTAGFVVANPEDTGIFNPKIKEFTDIVHQAGGLCFYDQANANGLLGITRAKEAGFDMCFFNLHKTFAAPHMCGGPATGALGVTAALKEFLPAPIVDYKEGKYSLQHDLEHSIGKVRSFHGVAQTVLRAYAWIRALGAGGLKEVAKTAVLNNNYMYHKVLAIRGAGAPYVKGHRLEQVRYSWEQLTKETGVTTEDIQLRMTDFGLHYWTSHHPYIVKQPFTLEPTESYSKEDLDEYINALEQISNEAYENPEIVKSAPHTSTIHKIDEQDYLDNPEKWCITWRTYLKKTEAYDLVN is encoded by the coding sequence ATGAAAAGGATTCAACGAACAAAAAAGACCCGGGATTTTCACCAAGCAAAATGGAATGAACCGATTATTTTTGAACTCCATCAGCCAGGGGAAAAGGGTGTAGAGCTACCGCCGGTAAATGACAAAATTGCATTAGCCGTAGGAGATGGAACATCGGCCATTCCAGTAGCAATGCAGAGAAGGAGTAAGCCAAATCTCCCTGAAATTGGTCAAGCACGGGTATTAAGACATTATCTAAGACTTTCTCAAGAAACCCTTGGTTCGGATTTTAATGTAGAAATCGGACAAGGAACCTGTACGATGAAGTACATTCCAAGAATAAACGAGTTGTTAGTTCGAGATCCGAAGATGATGGAGCTTCATCCATTACAGAATGAAGATACCGTTCAAGGAATGCTTGAAATTTTCTACAAGCTGGACTTATGTATGAGAGAAATTTCGGGGATGGATTATTTCTCCTTCCAGCCAAGCAGTGGAACACAAGCACTGTTTGCAATGGCATCAATCGTAAGAAAATACCATGAACAAAAAGACGAAGGAGATCAGCGGGATGAAATCATTACGACGATTTTCTCTCACCCATCGCAGGCGGCAACGGCAGCCGTAAAAGGCTATAAAATTATTACCTTGCATCCGGATGAGAATGGCTTTCCTGATATTGAAAAGTTAAAAGCCGTAGTGTCGGAGAGAACAGCAGGATTTGTAGTGGCAAACCCAGAGGATACGGGCATTTTTAATCCGAAAATAAAAGAGTTTACAGATATTGTTCACCAGGCAGGCGGTCTTTGCTTTTACGATCAGGCGAATGCGAATGGCCTCTTAGGAATCACAAGAGCAAAGGAAGCGGGCTTTGATATGTGTTTCTTTAATCTTCACAAAACCTTTGCAGCCCCGCATATGTGCGGGGGACCTGCAACGGGTGCACTTGGTGTGACAGCAGCATTGAAAGAGTTCTTGCCAGCACCAATTGTTGACTATAAGGAGGGTAAATATTCACTTCAGCACGATTTAGAGCATTCAATTGGTAAGGTTCGTTCTTTCCATGGTGTAGCTCAAACAGTATTGCGTGCCTATGCCTGGATTCGTGCCCTTGGAGCAGGCGGCCTTAAGGAAGTAGCAAAAACAGCCGTGTTAAACAATAACTATATGTATCACAAGGTTTTAGCGATTCGTGGGGCAGGTGCACCCTATGTCAAAGGACACCGCCTTGAGCAGGTCCGTTATAGCTGGGAGCAGTTAACAAAGGAAACCGGGGTAACAACAGAGGATATTCAGTTAAGAATGACTGATTTTGGTCTCCATTACTGGACCAGCCACCATCCGTATATCGTGAAACAACCGTTCACCTTAGAGCCCACAGAGTCTTATTCAAAAGAGGATTTAGATGAATATATTAACGCATTAGAGCAAATTTCCAATGAAGCCT
- a CDS encoding glucose 1-dehydrogenase has translation MITQDYFGLEDKVCVVTGGASGIGLATATLLAEIGAKVIMVDINPENGQKAVAELQRKEYSAEFLRCDVSNGTDCIAVRDHIEKNYGTIDVLFNNAGVIRRKTVVDLEESDWDLVIDVSLKGIYLLSKYLIPLMARGGGGSIINTGSGWGIKGGDQAAAYCAAKAGVVNLTKAMAIDHGPQNIRVNCICPGDTDTPLLRDEAKQLQLKEDDFLVSSAKGRPLERLGTPRDIAKGVLFLASDLSAWVTGTNLIVDGGGLA, from the coding sequence ATGATAACTCAAGATTATTTCGGTTTAGAGGATAAGGTATGTGTGGTAACAGGTGGGGCATCAGGGATTGGACTAGCTACTGCAACACTTTTGGCTGAAATTGGTGCTAAGGTAATTATGGTAGATATTAATCCAGAAAACGGTCAAAAGGCCGTGGCTGAATTACAGAGGAAAGAATATAGTGCGGAATTCTTACGATGTGATGTAAGTAATGGAACCGATTGTATCGCCGTAAGAGATCATATCGAAAAAAATTACGGTACCATCGATGTCCTTTTTAACAATGCAGGTGTTATCAGGAGAAAAACGGTAGTTGATTTAGAGGAGTCTGATTGGGATTTAGTCATTGATGTATCCTTAAAAGGAATTTATCTCCTTTCTAAATATTTAATTCCTCTAATGGCTAGAGGCGGCGGTGGAAGTATCATTAATACGGGCTCTGGATGGGGAATAAAAGGTGGAGACCAGGCAGCTGCTTATTGTGCGGCCAAAGCTGGAGTGGTGAATTTAACAAAGGCAATGGCGATTGACCATGGCCCGCAAAATATCCGTGTGAACTGTATTTGTCCAGGCGATACTGATACTCCGTTATTACGGGATGAAGCGAAGCAATTACAGTTGAAAGAGGATGATTTTTTAGTATCCTCTGCAAAAGGTCGACCGTTAGAAAGACTTGGAACGCCAAGGGATATTGCCAAGGGAGTACTATTCCTTGCAAGTGACTTGTCAGCGTGGGTAACAGGTACAAACTTAATAGTTGATGGCGGCGGTTTAGCCTGA
- a CDS encoding response regulator → MIKVLIADDELIVRKGLISTVDWGKFGMEVIADAPNGQKALELFLQHSPELVITDIVMPEMNGMELARNIKQNSPATKILLLSCHRDFTFAQEGMNIGASGYILKTAFEDQQFEEYLGRIEAEINHANTQNSYDSTELSKEFYGWLCDFESSFPALAGELFANEWNWMENPYYIYLINGLNNNENFDKKLSCGEKHFAKISCGQDQAFIFIQEGSKADFEHLLVEARHIDSSIRWKDYGPNRGMKEWMDGVTNLYRRFKFEKQFKFSMEDWPFPIRKAVQIIIEDLDQSFSSSYIANEVGLSRSHFSTMFKKTIGESFITFMEKLKVKAACELLENTSLPLQEIGEKIGIQDGKYFSKWFKKCMGKTPSEYRQNKKQNVS, encoded by the coding sequence ATGATAAAGGTATTAATTGCAGATGATGAACTCATTGTTAGAAAAGGACTAATCTCAACGGTCGACTGGGGGAAATTTGGGATGGAGGTCATTGCTGATGCACCTAACGGGCAAAAAGCTTTGGAGCTCTTTCTACAGCATTCTCCCGAACTAGTAATCACAGATATTGTCATGCCTGAAATGAATGGAATGGAGCTTGCTAGAAACATAAAACAGAATTCCCCAGCTACGAAAATATTATTGCTGAGCTGCCATCGAGACTTCACTTTTGCGCAGGAGGGAATGAATATTGGTGCTTCAGGTTATATTTTGAAAACAGCCTTTGAAGACCAACAATTTGAAGAATACCTTGGACGCATTGAAGCTGAAATTAATCATGCCAATACCCAGAATTCCTATGATTCAACCGAACTATCAAAGGAATTCTATGGATGGTTATGTGACTTTGAAAGTTCCTTTCCCGCGTTAGCAGGGGAGTTGTTTGCTAATGAGTGGAATTGGATGGAAAATCCCTATTATATTTATTTAATTAACGGACTAAATAACAACGAAAATTTTGATAAGAAACTGTCTTGTGGGGAAAAACACTTTGCGAAGATTTCTTGCGGGCAGGATCAAGCGTTTATTTTTATCCAAGAAGGGTCAAAAGCGGATTTTGAACATCTTCTAGTTGAGGCTAGACATATTGATTCCTCTATTCGTTGGAAGGATTATGGCCCAAATCGAGGAATGAAAGAATGGATGGATGGAGTGACAAATCTTTATCGCAGGTTCAAATTTGAAAAACAATTTAAGTTTTCGATGGAGGATTGGCCATTCCCGATTCGCAAGGCTGTTCAAATCATTATCGAGGATTTAGATCAATCTTTTTCATCTAGCTATATTGCAAATGAAGTGGGCTTAAGCCGGAGTCATTTTAGTACTATGTTTAAAAAGACTATTGGGGAAAGCTTTATCACCTTTATGGAAAAGCTGAAAGTCAAAGCTGCGTGTGAACTTCTTGAAAATACTTCCCTTCCTTTACAAGAAATTGGCGAAAAAATAGGCATTCAGGATGGAAAATATTTCAGCAAATGGTTTAAAAAATGTATGGGTAAAACTCCATCAGAATATCGACAAAACAAAAAGCAGAATGTGAGCTAA
- a CDS encoding sugar ABC transporter substrate-binding protein, with the protein MKKFRIIFLALILLFVLTACSNKQSSSRADQTGKEESEKIVLRFATWDSGEALNIQEKIARKFEEKHPFIKVQMEAYGDEFDQKLAAAFGAKNPPDVMYMWNYPSYFQSLEPLDNFIKKDPTIDLNDFYQGLFNYSTMYRKLYGMPAGFTTRVVYYNKDLFDAAGIPYPQDGWTWDDFKSVAKKLSNPAMEQYGFGVRPEPDTYDLQGIVWSNGSSFISEDGKKLESYMNSPETIESIEIFADMVKQKSAVLVGGKNQQSGEEVFEAGRIAMWESGIWPLEEFKKAKVNFGTVEMPAFKGKEVRGVISASAVSIAKDSKNKDLAWEFVKFFSSPEAIKMRTADLPVRISMVKDLKTDQDPLIGPFYKMLERSNATPAYLLTKNWDEINRNLSSAINAILLEQDAKELLNNAVSDSEKYMGQ; encoded by the coding sequence ATGAAGAAATTTAGGATCATTTTTCTAGCACTTATTTTACTATTCGTTTTGACTGCCTGTTCAAACAAGCAATCTAGCAGCAGAGCAGATCAAACAGGGAAGGAAGAAAGCGAAAAAATCGTTCTTCGTTTTGCAACCTGGGACTCGGGAGAAGCCTTAAATATTCAAGAGAAAATAGCTAGAAAATTTGAAGAAAAACATCCATTTATAAAGGTGCAGATGGAAGCCTATGGTGATGAATTTGACCAAAAGCTGGCTGCAGCATTTGGTGCGAAAAATCCGCCAGATGTCATGTATATGTGGAATTATCCATCCTATTTTCAATCACTTGAACCCCTTGACAATTTTATTAAAAAAGACCCCACTATTGATTTGAATGATTTTTACCAAGGTCTCTTTAACTATTCGACGATGTATCGAAAACTGTATGGTATGCCAGCCGGTTTTACAACAAGGGTGGTTTATTATAACAAGGATTTATTTGATGCAGCGGGTATTCCCTACCCACAGGATGGATGGACATGGGATGACTTTAAGAGTGTGGCAAAGAAATTATCTAATCCTGCTATGGAGCAGTATGGGTTTGGGGTAAGACCAGAACCAGATACGTATGACCTTCAAGGCATTGTTTGGAGTAATGGCTCAAGCTTCATTAGTGAGGATGGAAAGAAACTCGAAAGCTATATGAATAGCCCAGAAACCATAGAATCGATAGAAATATTTGCAGACATGGTCAAGCAAAAAAGCGCAGTCCTTGTTGGCGGTAAAAATCAACAAAGTGGGGAAGAGGTTTTTGAGGCAGGCAGGATTGCGATGTGGGAAAGCGGAATTTGGCCCTTGGAGGAGTTTAAAAAGGCTAAGGTAAACTTTGGAACAGTAGAAATGCCTGCATTTAAAGGAAAAGAAGTAAGAGGAGTTATTTCTGCTTCGGCGGTTTCAATTGCGAAGGATTCAAAAAATAAAGATTTAGCATGGGAATTTGTGAAATTTTTCTCTTCCCCAGAGGCAATAAAAATGAGAACAGCTGATTTACCTGTTCGCATCAGTATGGTGAAAGATCTGAAAACAGATCAAGACCCATTAATTGGACCATTTTACAAAATGCTAGAAAGATCGAATGCGACACCAGCGTATCTACTGACTAAAAATTGGGATGAAATCAATCGGAATTTATCGTCAGCAATAAATGCCATCCTGCTGGAGCAGGATGCGAAAGAATTATTAAATAATGCCGTTAGCGATTCCGAGAAATATATGGGGCAGTAA
- the gcvPA gene encoding aminomethyl-transferring glycine dehydrogenase subunit GcvPA, translated as MSQKVHPYIPNMVPEVQAQMLKVIGAKSIMELYSGIPEELQLKEDLKLPPALTEYELRRHIEGILNKNTSAKEYLNFLGAGCWQHFIPAVCDEINQRSEFLTAYAGEPYEDHGRFQALYEYQSLLAELVDMDVVNVPTFDWGQAAATSIRMAARITGRKKVLLAKTVASERMKIIINYGTPELEFEFVQFDTKSGAMDLADLQEKLTEDVAALYFENPSYLGFIEAQGTEISTLLKANETLMVVGVDPISLGVLAPPSHYGADIVCGDLQPLGMHMNFSGGQAGFIASHNDLKVVNEYPSRLFGIVPTVKEGEYGFGDVAYERTSFAQRENGKESVGTQTALWGITAGVYLALLGPNGMQEVGQTIMQNSQYAAQELNQIAGVTGSRLHSSFFKEFIVDFNQTGYSVEQINQELLKKEIFGGKDLSLEFPEFGQSALFCVTEVHTKEDIDQLVQAIKDILAK; from the coding sequence ATGTCACAAAAGGTACACCCTTATATTCCAAATATGGTGCCAGAAGTACAAGCCCAGATGCTAAAGGTGATCGGCGCCAAATCCATTATGGAACTATACTCTGGTATCCCGGAGGAGCTACAGCTTAAAGAAGATCTAAAACTGCCGCCAGCATTAACGGAGTACGAGCTTAGACGACATATTGAAGGAATTCTAAATAAGAATACAAGTGCAAAGGAATATTTGAATTTCCTAGGAGCTGGCTGCTGGCAGCACTTTATCCCAGCAGTTTGTGATGAAATTAATCAGCGTTCAGAATTTTTAACGGCCTATGCGGGGGAACCGTACGAGGACCATGGACGTTTTCAGGCGCTTTATGAGTATCAAAGTTTACTAGCTGAATTAGTAGATATGGATGTTGTGAATGTTCCAACCTTTGATTGGGGGCAGGCGGCAGCTACATCAATTAGAATGGCAGCCCGTATCACCGGGAGGAAAAAAGTCCTATTAGCCAAAACCGTTGCATCCGAACGAATGAAAATTATCATCAACTACGGAACTCCGGAATTAGAATTTGAATTTGTTCAATTTGATACGAAATCAGGAGCAATGGACTTAGCAGATTTACAAGAAAAATTAACAGAAGATGTTGCGGCCCTATATTTTGAAAATCCATCCTACCTTGGATTTATTGAGGCGCAAGGAACAGAGATTTCTACTCTATTAAAGGCAAACGAAACACTGATGGTAGTTGGGGTTGACCCGATTTCTCTTGGCGTACTTGCACCACCAAGTCATTATGGAGCTGATATTGTTTGTGGAGACCTGCAGCCACTAGGCATGCATATGAATTTCAGTGGCGGTCAGGCAGGCTTCATTGCCTCACATAATGATCTGAAAGTTGTCAATGAGTATCCATCGCGATTGTTTGGTATTGTCCCTACGGTAAAAGAAGGAGAATATGGGTTCGGAGATGTGGCATATGAACGGACTTCATTTGCTCAAAGGGAAAATGGGAAAGAATCTGTTGGAACGCAGACGGCATTATGGGGTATCACAGCCGGGGTCTATTTGGCCTTACTTGGTCCAAATGGGATGCAGGAAGTAGGCCAAACCATTATGCAAAATAGCCAGTATGCTGCTCAAGAATTGAATCAAATTGCTGGTGTAACAGGATCACGTTTACATTCATCATTTTTTAAAGAATTTATCGTTGATTTTAATCAAACCGGCTATTCAGTTGAACAAATTAATCAAGAACTGTTAAAAAAGGAGATTTTCGGTGGAAAAGACCTTTCACTTGAGTTTCCTGAGTTTGGTCAATCAGCATTATTTTGTGTAACCGAGGTTCATACGAAAGAAGATATTGACCAGTTAGTTCAAGCCATTAAGGATATTTTAGCGAAATAA